The Methanobacterium formicicum genome window below encodes:
- a CDS encoding acetyl-CoA carboxylase biotin carboxylase subunit: MFEKVLVANRGEIAIRVMRACRELDVKSVAVYSDADKNSLFAKYADESYHIGGPSPADSYLNIPRILEAAEKAGADALHPGYGFLAENPTLGDECAKNGLKLIGPSGSVIESMGSKIESRKLMEKAGVPVIPGNSKGVTNPDEALKIAGEIGYPVIVKASAGGGGIGMRTVYEEDELLRALESTQSVAESAFGDSTVFIEKYVEEPRHIEFQILADEHGNTIHVADRECSIQRRHQKLIEEAPSPIMTEELRDEMGSAAVKAASSIGYTNAGTVEFLYSHGEFYFLEMNTRIQVEHPITEAVTGVDLVKEQLKIASGRELCCTQEDIQVRGHAIECRINAEDPLADFAPNPGKITGYRSPGGPGVRVDSGVYMNYTIPPFYDSMISKLIVWGSTRNEAITRMRRALSEYIILGVKTTLPFHKSMMLSPNFWEAKLHTHFVDEYKQEITDNMMKIIQKDKEMEARLKSTFLPSKRVAAISAAVNSHLASTISDNSKK; the protein is encoded by the coding sequence ATGTTTGAAAAGGTTCTGGTTGCTAACCGTGGAGAGATCGCTATTAGAGTGATGCGGGCCTGCAGAGAGCTGGATGTGAAGAGTGTAGCTGTGTATTCTGATGCAGATAAGAACTCACTCTTTGCCAAGTACGCCGATGAATCCTATCATATCGGTGGGCCCTCACCTGCAGACAGCTACCTCAATATACCCCGGATCCTGGAAGCTGCAGAAAAGGCCGGGGCAGATGCCCTGCACCCGGGCTACGGTTTCCTGGCGGAAAACCCCACCCTGGGAGATGAATGTGCCAAGAATGGATTGAAACTCATCGGACCCTCCGGTTCAGTTATTGAATCCATGGGTAGTAAGATCGAATCCCGAAAACTAATGGAAAAGGCCGGAGTCCCGGTCATACCTGGAAACAGCAAGGGAGTGACCAATCCAGACGAAGCCCTGAAAATAGCTGGTGAAATCGGTTACCCGGTAATAGTGAAAGCCTCCGCTGGTGGTGGGGGTATTGGTATGAGGACCGTCTATGAGGAAGATGAACTCCTGCGTGCCCTGGAATCCACCCAGTCTGTGGCTGAATCAGCTTTTGGTGATTCCACAGTATTCATTGAGAAGTACGTGGAAGAACCCCGCCACATAGAATTCCAGATACTGGCAGATGAACACGGCAACACCATCCATGTGGCCGACCGTGAATGCAGTATCCAGCGCAGACACCAGAAGCTCATTGAAGAAGCACCTTCACCCATTATGACCGAGGAACTGCGGGATGAAATGGGTAGTGCTGCGGTTAAAGCGGCTTCATCGATTGGATACACTAATGCCGGGACGGTTGAATTTTTATACTCCCATGGAGAATTTTATTTCCTGGAAATGAACACCCGTATTCAGGTGGAACACCCCATAACTGAGGCAGTTACCGGGGTGGATCTGGTTAAAGAGCAGCTCAAGATCGCCTCTGGACGGGAGTTGTGCTGCACCCAGGAAGATATCCAGGTGCGGGGTCATGCCATTGAGTGCCGGATCAACGCCGAGGACCCACTGGCTGACTTTGCACCTAACCCTGGTAAAATAACTGGTTACCGTTCTCCAGGTGGTCCGGGAGTGCGGGTGGACAGTGGGGTGTACATGAACTACACCATACCTCCCTTCTACGACTCCATGATCTCCAAACTCATTGTCTGGGGAAGCACCCGTAACGAGGCCATAACCCGGATGAGGCGGGCACTCTCGGAGTATATCATACTGGGAGTGAAAACTACCCTGCCCTTCCATAAATCCATGATGCTGAGCCCCAACTTCTGGGAGGCCAAACTGCACACCCACTTCGTGGATGAATACAAGCAGGAAATCACGGATAACATGATGAAGATCATCCAGAAGGACAAGGAAATGGAAGCTCGGCTTAAATCAACATTTCTGCCCTCAAAAAGGGTGGCCGCTATTTCCGCAGCAGTTAACAGCCACCTGGCCAGCACCATATCTGATAACAGTAAAAAATAA
- a CDS encoding TIGR00288 family NYN domain-containing protein, producing the protein MRSFEKLTSYIPLRKSESGSKNIGLLVDGPNMLRKEFSLNLDLVREIISDYGNMRVGKVLLNQYASDKLIEAIVNQGFTPIVVAGDTDVYMAVEAMELIYNPNIDVVALMTRDADFLPIINKAKENGKETIVIGAEPGFSAALQNSADDAIVLKPENHKNEPKDD; encoded by the coding sequence ATGCGAAGTTTTGAGAAGTTAACTTCTTACATTCCACTTAGAAAATCAGAATCAGGATCTAAGAATATAGGACTCCTGGTTGACGGCCCCAATATGCTCCGTAAGGAGTTCAGCCTTAATCTGGATCTGGTCCGGGAGATCATTTCCGATTACGGTAATATGAGGGTGGGTAAAGTTCTCTTAAATCAGTACGCCTCAGACAAACTCATTGAAGCCATAGTAAACCAGGGATTTACTCCCATAGTGGTTGCCGGAGACACCGATGTCTACATGGCAGTTGAGGCCATGGAACTTATTTACAACCCTAACATTGATGTAGTAGCACTGATGACTCGTGACGCTGATTTCTTACCCATAATTAACAAAGCCAAGGAAAACGGGAAAGAAACCATTGTTATTGGAGCAGAACCAGGATTCAGTGCCGCCCTGCAAAACTCAGCAGATGACGCCATAGTCTTAAAACCTGAAAATCATAAGAATGAACCCAAGGACGACTGA
- the rpl4p gene encoding 50S ribosomal protein L4, with protein sequence MNKIKVYSLEGKVTGEMELPEIFSEEFRPDLIKRAVLSAQSARIQPWGTDPMAGKRTTAESFGAGRGAAMVPRVKGSRHPAGSKGAFVPQATGGRKAHPPRTTRIIHEKINKKERKLAIRSAIAATTNPELVEARGHCIENIPQIPFVVDDELCSVKKTSETREIFKNLGVMDDLVRAKNGRRIRAGRGKTRGRKYKTPKGPLVVVAEDKGISLGARNHPGVDVVVVDNLNAELLAPGTHPGRLTIYTKSAIEKLGDLFQNR encoded by the coding sequence ATGAACAAGATCAAGGTTTACTCATTAGAAGGTAAAGTCACTGGCGAGATGGAGCTTCCAGAGATATTCTCTGAAGAATTCCGACCGGACCTAATAAAAAGGGCGGTACTCTCAGCTCAAAGCGCCCGTATCCAGCCCTGGGGAACAGACCCTATGGCCGGTAAACGAACCACTGCTGAATCATTCGGTGCAGGCCGAGGAGCAGCCATGGTCCCTCGTGTTAAGGGTTCCAGACACCCTGCCGGATCCAAAGGAGCATTCGTGCCCCAGGCCACCGGAGGAAGAAAAGCACACCCCCCAAGGACCACCAGGATCATCCACGAGAAGATCAACAAGAAAGAAAGAAAACTGGCCATACGCTCAGCAATAGCCGCCACCACCAACCCAGAACTGGTGGAAGCCAGGGGACACTGTATTGAAAACATCCCCCAGATACCATTCGTGGTGGACGATGAACTGTGTAGTGTCAAGAAGACCAGTGAAACCAGGGAGATTTTCAAAAACCTGGGAGTAATGGACGATTTGGTACGGGCTAAAAACGGACGAAGAATCAGGGCCGGTAGGGGAAAAACCAGGGGAAGAAAATACAAAACACCCAAAGGACCCTTAGTTGTTGTCGCTGAAGATAAAGGAATAAGCTTAGGTGCCCGAAACCACCCTGGAGTAGATGTGGTTGTGGTAGATAACCTGAACGCCGAACTCCTGGCACCCGGAACACACCCTGGCCGACTTACCATTTACACTAAATCAGCCATAGAAAAACTGGGAGATTTATTCCAGAACAGGTAG
- a CDS encoding PIG-L deacetylase family protein encodes MKHKFKIILLLILFATLAVMSYSYSHLPFYPSDYPAGPSLSAGDRVLVIAPHPDDEVICNGGVISYAVENHIPVKVVVITDGNDTKTSALVRHNESINGTQVLGLNEDDIIFLGYKDGSLNNLLNYHWNYNNPYTASDGSKQTNYPYALQKNATYCGSNLADNLRTVITDFKPTIIIYPSGDDEQYDHQATNGFVEYVTTQTGYSGSKYTYLLHLPPDWPSARSYYPEYYLNPPEQQVGLQNGPEWFVFNLTSYQERLKEKAMLDYKTQIPSTSYLMSFVRKNELFAHYPVLNLSQSNMSIPESDYTGGSKVPVNLFSDPVGDGKYQGKEQSLDITSVGMDLNLAKSWISIKTREEPSPSGVYHVRLNLFHPAGVERAVITVENGKAEMQVESEGNSSAESIPLTIQNNTILLEVPSSLFTDHPYFTVNVDSIKSGAIYDQTAWRVVKVS; translated from the coding sequence ATGAAACATAAATTTAAAATAATCCTGTTATTAATCCTATTTGCCACTTTAGCAGTTATGTCCTATTCTTATTCACATCTTCCCTTTTATCCTTCTGATTATCCTGCAGGGCCTTCCCTAAGTGCAGGGGACCGGGTGCTGGTTATAGCCCCCCATCCCGATGATGAAGTGATCTGCAACGGAGGAGTGATAAGTTACGCTGTGGAGAACCATATCCCAGTCAAGGTGGTGGTGATTACCGATGGAAATGACACCAAGACTTCCGCACTAGTCCGGCACAACGAGAGCATCAACGGAACCCAGGTACTGGGTTTAAATGAGGATGATATCATATTCCTGGGTTACAAGGACGGAAGTTTAAACAATCTCCTGAATTACCACTGGAATTACAATAACCCCTACACGGCATCGGATGGTTCAAAACAGACCAATTATCCCTATGCCCTCCAGAAAAACGCCACTTACTGCGGTAGTAACCTGGCAGATAATCTAAGGACAGTTATCACTGATTTTAAACCAACCATCATAATCTACCCCAGTGGAGATGATGAACAGTACGATCACCAGGCCACCAATGGATTTGTGGAGTATGTTACCACTCAAACTGGATACAGTGGAAGCAAATACACTTACCTCCTGCATCTTCCCCCAGACTGGCCCAGTGCCCGGAGTTATTATCCCGAATACTATCTTAACCCTCCCGAGCAGCAGGTGGGCCTTCAAAATGGTCCCGAATGGTTTGTGTTTAACCTCACCTCCTACCAGGAACGTTTGAAAGAGAAGGCCATGTTAGATTATAAAACTCAGATCCCGTCCACTTCCTATTTAATGTCTTTTGTACGTAAGAATGAGTTATTTGCCCATTATCCTGTACTTAATTTGTCCCAATCCAATATGAGCATCCCGGAGAGTGATTATACTGGTGGTTCTAAAGTACCCGTGAATCTCTTCAGTGACCCGGTTGGTGATGGGAAATACCAGGGAAAGGAACAATCCCTGGACATAACCTCAGTGGGGATGGACCTGAACCTGGCCAAATCATGGATATCCATTAAAACCAGGGAGGAACCTTCCCCCAGTGGGGTTTACCATGTTCGACTGAACCTATTCCACCCTGCCGGAGTTGAAAGAGCAGTGATTACCGTGGAGAATGGAAAGGCAGAAATGCAAGTGGAAAGTGAGGGTAATTCCAGTGCAGAGAGCATTCCCCTGACCATACAAAACAACACCATTCTGCTGGAAGTGCCTTCATCCCTCTTTACCGACCACCCCTACTTCACGGTAAATGTTGATTCCATTAAATCCGGGGCCATCTACGATCAGACCGCGTGGAGGGTGGTAAAGGTAAGTTAA
- the rtcA gene encoding RNA 3'-terminal phosphate cyclase — protein MIEIDGSFGEGGGAILRVATALSALTGKALALDNIRSGRTKPGLMPQHLNAARALARLSQAEVTGLELGSTQMTFNPGPLQGGKLEVDVQTAGSVSLILQALMIPSFFVDSPLEITITGGTDVRWAPPFDYLQHVTLPVLKSMGLKLELKLIQRGYYPRGGGTVHAGIEGKQQLQPVNLYDLEIDCIRGISHSSQLPRHVAERQARAAQEKLSSAGYPVEIEVKHDNSAPGPGSALVLWTEVKNSNVPRVGASSLGKPGKKAEIVGKEAACDLLQTMETGAALDRYMGDQIIPYIALAGSSSVKISQLTPHTLTNIHVCQKFTDRKFQVDGRVGEVATITVD, from the coding sequence ATGATTGAAATTGATGGATCATTTGGTGAAGGTGGAGGGGCTATTTTAAGGGTGGCCACCGCCCTATCGGCGTTGACTGGTAAGGCCCTGGCCCTGGATAATATCCGGAGTGGCCGCACCAAACCCGGACTAATGCCCCAGCACCTAAACGCAGCCCGTGCACTGGCCAGGCTCTCCCAGGCCGAGGTAACTGGACTGGAATTGGGTTCAACCCAGATGACCTTCAACCCAGGCCCACTGCAGGGTGGGAAACTGGAGGTGGATGTGCAGACGGCGGGCAGTGTGTCGTTGATCCTGCAGGCCCTGATGATTCCCTCTTTTTTTGTAGATTCTCCCCTGGAAATTACCATAACCGGTGGAACTGATGTTAGATGGGCACCACCCTTTGACTACCTCCAGCATGTCACCCTGCCGGTTTTAAAGTCCATGGGACTTAAATTAGAACTCAAGCTAATCCAGAGGGGATACTACCCCCGTGGCGGGGGCACAGTTCACGCCGGTATTGAAGGAAAGCAGCAACTGCAACCAGTGAACCTGTATGACCTGGAAATAGATTGTATTCGGGGTATCTCCCACTCCAGTCAACTTCCCCGGCACGTGGCAGAGAGACAGGCCCGGGCTGCCCAGGAAAAACTTAGCAGTGCAGGGTATCCCGTGGAAATAGAGGTCAAACATGATAACAGTGCACCGGGTCCGGGTTCGGCCCTGGTACTCTGGACTGAAGTTAAAAACAGTAACGTGCCTCGTGTAGGTGCCAGTTCACTGGGAAAACCAGGTAAAAAGGCGGAAATAGTGGGAAAAGAGGCTGCCTGTGACCTGTTGCAAACAATGGAAACTGGGGCAGCTCTAGATAGATATATGGGTGACCAGATCATCCCCTACATAGCCCTGGCTGGCTCTTCATCAGTAAAGATATCCCAACTTACCCCGCACACCCTCACCAACATCCACGTTTGCCAGAAGTTCACTGACCGGAAATTCCAGGTTGACGGGAGAGTGGGGGAAGTGGCCACTATCACCGTGGACTGA
- the rpl3p gene encoding 50S ribosomal protein L3 gives MARHHQPRKGSVAFSPRKRAARESPRISSWPEREEPGLLGFPGYKVGMTHVTLLDNTKNSPTEGMEISTAVTVVETPPIVVMGIRAYTKTSRGLKAMTDVLASEFDEDLKRKISVPVEYDSEAQLTSLKENLDKVEEIRALIHTKPRLASVPKKKPELLECGIGGNTVEEQLEYATSVLGKEINPADVFADGEHTDAIAVTKGKGFQGVVKRWGVRIQYGKAARSSKARVVGSIGPWTPSRTMWTVPMAGQMGYHQRTEYNKKILKIGEAEQADEINPKGGFVKYGLVKNNYLLLKGSLPGPSKRLVMLRKAVRPHGKHDDAPQISYISTASKQGA, from the coding sequence ATGGCTAGACATCACCAACCTAGAAAAGGATCAGTTGCATTTAGTCCTAGAAAAAGAGCAGCCAGGGAATCACCCCGTATAAGCTCCTGGCCCGAAAGGGAAGAGCCGGGACTTTTAGGATTCCCCGGTTACAAGGTGGGTATGACCCACGTAACTTTGCTGGATAACACCAAAAACTCACCCACTGAAGGAATGGAAATATCCACCGCAGTCACTGTAGTGGAAACCCCACCCATAGTGGTAATGGGTATCCGGGCTTACACCAAAACCAGCCGAGGACTCAAAGCCATGACCGATGTCCTGGCATCAGAATTCGATGAAGACCTGAAACGGAAAATCTCCGTACCAGTAGAATATGATTCTGAAGCTCAGCTGACAAGTCTCAAAGAAAACCTGGATAAAGTAGAAGAAATCAGGGCCCTCATACACACCAAACCACGCTTAGCCAGCGTTCCCAAGAAAAAACCAGAACTACTGGAATGTGGTATAGGTGGAAACACCGTGGAAGAACAACTGGAATACGCCACCAGTGTACTGGGTAAGGAAATCAACCCCGCCGATGTATTTGCCGACGGTGAACACACCGATGCCATAGCAGTCACCAAGGGTAAAGGATTCCAGGGAGTAGTAAAACGATGGGGTGTCCGTATACAGTACGGAAAAGCTGCCCGAAGTAGTAAAGCTCGTGTAGTAGGTTCCATAGGACCATGGACCCCTTCCAGAACCATGTGGACTGTACCCATGGCTGGACAGATGGGATACCACCAGAGAACCGAGTACAACAAGAAGATCCTGAAGATAGGAGAAGCAGAACAGGCCGATGAAATCAACCCTAAAGGTGGATTTGTCAAGTACGGTTTAGTGAAAAACAACTACCTGCTACTTAAAGGATCATTACCTGGACCATCCAAGAGACTGGTCATGCTAAGAAAAGCAGTAAGACCACACGGAAAGCACGACGATGCTCCACAAATATCATACATTAGCACGGCCTCCAAGCAGGGAGCCTAA
- a CDS encoding METTL5 family protein, translating into MITKKKQLEMALQAVPSHPHPDPDREQYHTPAKIAADVLWNARAYGDIEDLKVVDLGCGTGILALGAALVGASEVVGVDVDGDALQLADSEAKRLHIQDKCCFMEMNIRDFQDQADTVIQNPPFGAQKAHQQDADRRFLEKALEISPVVYSFHLAKTMDFLKLMVKALDANISHVFRYDFPLPRIYHFHRDEMREVEVVVLRIEKLE; encoded by the coding sequence ATGATAACCAAGAAAAAACAGCTGGAAATGGCCCTGCAGGCCGTGCCATCACATCCCCACCCTGACCCTGACCGGGAACAGTATCACACTCCGGCTAAGATAGCCGCGGATGTACTGTGGAATGCCCGGGCCTACGGTGATATTGAGGACCTTAAAGTGGTGGATCTGGGTTGTGGTACTGGAATCCTGGCACTGGGGGCGGCTCTGGTGGGGGCATCAGAAGTAGTAGGGGTGGATGTTGATGGTGATGCACTTCAACTTGCTGATTCTGAGGCAAAAAGACTCCACATCCAGGATAAGTGCTGTTTCATGGAAATGAATATCCGCGACTTCCAGGACCAGGCGGACACCGTGATCCAGAACCCTCCCTTCGGGGCCCAGAAAGCCCACCAACAGGATGCTGACCGCAGATTTCTGGAGAAGGCCCTGGAAATATCTCCGGTAGTCTACTCCTTCCACCTGGCCAAGACCATGGACTTTCTAAAGTTAATGGTAAAGGCCCTGGACGCCAATATTAGCCATGTTTTCCGTTATGATTTTCCCCTGCCCCGGATCTACCATTTTCACCGGGATGAGATGCGGGAAGTGGAAGTGGTTGTTCTGAGGATAGAAAAGTTAGAATGA
- a CDS encoding TIGR03576 family pyridoxal phosphate-dependent enzyme codes for MLICSSLDEVKRRESALRFIANLLKGKERSSLYDLSGLAGGFPVKESDLPLLETYSGPAIFSTHLQEEGKKHLGGDKVAAFNRTSAAILATILALVKPGEEVLHYLPELPSHPAIPRSVKLQGATYRETDNLQDFQLTPKTSLVVITGSTMDHRVLPLEDFHRIINISQEQQVPVLVDDASGARIRTVIYQQPRALDMGADLVVTSTDKLMNGPRAGLMAGKTPLINIITEKAQQFGLEAQPPVIAGIVRALEDFTPQNLLNSLERRDHVYTLLLEVMGGVEKTPTGFMISAATLQKEITPEGEERSPRELATLMAMVLLKEHHLVTIPAVGMPGVSTTIRLDLSAADAWRLDDSQIINAIRESLGRVKEIADDAETCLSILYE; via the coding sequence ATGCTTATCTGCTCATCCCTGGATGAAGTTAAAAGAAGAGAATCGGCTTTAAGGTTTATTGCTAACCTGTTAAAGGGGAAGGAAAGATCCAGTTTATATGACCTTTCCGGGTTGGCTGGAGGATTTCCAGTTAAAGAGAGTGACCTCCCCCTGCTGGAAACCTACTCTGGGCCAGCTATTTTTTCAACTCACCTCCAGGAAGAGGGTAAAAAACATCTGGGTGGGGATAAGGTTGCTGCCTTCAACCGTACCAGTGCCGCCATACTGGCCACTATTCTGGCCCTGGTAAAACCCGGTGAAGAAGTACTGCACTACCTACCTGAATTACCTTCACATCCGGCTATTCCCCGCAGTGTTAAACTTCAGGGAGCAACCTATCGTGAAACTGACAATCTCCAGGACTTCCAACTCACTCCTAAAACATCTCTGGTAGTTATAACCGGATCCACCATGGATCACCGGGTTCTTCCCCTTGAAGATTTTCACCGGATCATAAACATCTCCCAGGAACAACAGGTCCCGGTGCTGGTGGATGATGCCTCCGGAGCACGTATACGCACCGTGATTTACCAGCAGCCCCGTGCACTGGATATGGGTGCGGATCTGGTGGTAACCAGCACGGATAAGTTGATGAACGGACCTCGTGCTGGGTTGATGGCTGGTAAAACCCCCCTGATAAACATTATAACGGAAAAGGCACAGCAATTTGGATTGGAAGCACAACCACCGGTAATTGCCGGTATTGTCCGGGCCCTGGAAGATTTCACACCCCAAAACCTTTTAAACTCTCTGGAAAGGAGAGACCACGTCTACACGCTCCTCCTGGAAGTGATGGGAGGAGTGGAAAAGACCCCTACTGGTTTCATGATTTCGGCAGCAACTCTACAGAAGGAGATCACCCCTGAAGGAGAAGAACGTTCTCCCCGTGAACTGGCCACCTTAATGGCCATGGTACTTTTAAAGGAACACCACCTGGTAACCATCCCTGCAGTGGGGATGCCCGGAGTATCAACCACCATCCGCCTGGATTTATCTGCTGCCGATGCCTGGAGACTGGATGACTCCCAGATAATAAATGCCATCCGGGAATCATTAGGACGGGTAAAGGAAATAGCCGACGATGCTGAAACCTGTTTAAGTATTCTGTACGAGTAA
- a CDS encoding putative RNA uridine N3 methyltransferase, translating to MSLNNISLFIPSSFLRETKDLKLKTYKVGLIGRSAALFRVTKIVIYSDTEDPEDRKGVKFISDILTYMNTPQYLRKKVFPITKELRNVGILPPLRTPHHPTGELQQGDFRQGLTLKRTKKGTIVDIGADRDALCKEKLSVNRVISFKVDKLGKEIIISPDEPEFYWGYDVLSTYKSLDESIGLLKPRPDLVVGTSRYAEPITSVLNEVREGLRGSKHVAILFGGPYSGLHELMGNPDEVIDLEVNTIPNQGTKTVRTEEAVLATLSVFNILMD from the coding sequence ATGTCACTTAACAACATTTCACTTTTCATTCCCTCATCATTTCTCCGGGAAACAAAAGATTTAAAACTAAAGACCTACAAAGTAGGGTTGATTGGCAGATCAGCCGCCCTGTTTCGGGTTACTAAAATCGTTATTTACAGCGATACTGAAGACCCGGAAGACCGTAAAGGGGTAAAGTTTATTAGTGACATCCTCACTTATATGAATACCCCGCAGTACCTTAGAAAAAAGGTATTTCCTATAACTAAGGAGTTGCGGAACGTAGGAATACTACCTCCGCTTAGAACTCCCCATCACCCCACTGGAGAACTCCAGCAAGGTGATTTTAGACAGGGACTTACATTGAAAAGGACCAAAAAAGGCACCATAGTTGATATAGGTGCTGACCGGGACGCTTTGTGCAAGGAAAAACTTAGCGTTAACCGGGTCATAAGTTTTAAGGTAGATAAGTTAGGAAAGGAAATAATAATCAGCCCTGATGAACCTGAGTTTTATTGGGGATACGATGTGCTTTCTACTTATAAGAGTTTAGATGAGAGCATAGGCCTGTTAAAACCACGACCAGATCTGGTGGTGGGAACATCACGCTATGCTGAACCCATCACTTCTGTTTTAAACGAAGTAAGAGAGGGGTTAAGGGGCTCCAAACACGTAGCTATTTTGTTTGGTGGTCCGTATTCGGGCTTACACGAATTAATGGGCAATCCAGATGAGGTAATAGATCTGGAGGTAAACACCATCCCTAATCAGGGAACTAAGACTGTAAGAACTGAAGAGGCAGTTTTAGCTACTTTATCAGTGTTTAATATACTAATGGATTAG
- a CDS encoding 50S ribosomal protein L23 yields MDPYNIIIKPQLTEKSMNAIDYKNELTFVVRRTAKKPEIKEAFQQLFEVKVERVNTQINSRGEKIAYLKLAEEHSAEDIAVKMGVF; encoded by the coding sequence ATGGATCCTTACAACATTATCATTAAACCACAGTTAACTGAGAAAAGCATGAACGCCATTGACTACAAAAACGAGTTAACCTTCGTGGTTAGAAGAACTGCCAAGAAGCCTGAAATTAAAGAGGCCTTCCAGCAACTCTTTGAAGTCAAAGTGGAACGAGTTAACACTCAGATAAATTCCCGTGGTGAAAAAATAGCCTACCTCAAACTGGCCGAAGAACACAGTGCAGAAGACATCGCCGTTAAAATGGGTGTATTCTAG
- a CDS encoding biotin--[acetyl-CoA-carboxylase] ligase has product MHEKQILKALHEHKDEHVSGDHLTSQLGLSTAQLSQEIEKLQEEGYHIDSSPLGYRLLKTPNRILPYEIQRNLATEYIGHEIHHYSEVDSTNNVAKELAEKGSPEGTIITAESQRSGKGRRGKKWISPHGGVWMTIILRPDIPTSQAPLLTLLTGVAVAETLKRECNLDVGIKWPNDILIGDKKVCGILTEASASKRGLDYVVVGIGIDLNVNVDDFPPELREGATSLQRELEKEISGVKLVQNFLLNFENFYNDFKNGQFQHILNQWRRLSTTIGSTVEVQKRGRTVRGEAVGITKEGVLILEMPDGSLRKIISGECTHFKGE; this is encoded by the coding sequence ATGCACGAAAAACAGATCTTAAAGGCACTCCATGAGCATAAGGATGAACATGTATCTGGTGACCATTTAACCTCCCAGCTGGGCCTCTCCACAGCCCAACTTTCCCAGGAAATTGAAAAACTCCAGGAAGAGGGTTACCATATTGATTCATCCCCCCTTGGTTATCGTCTCCTTAAAACACCTAACCGAATTTTACCCTACGAAATACAGAGAAATCTGGCCACAGAGTACATTGGTCATGAAATTCACCACTACAGTGAGGTGGATTCCACCAACAACGTGGCCAAGGAACTGGCAGAGAAGGGTTCACCCGAAGGTACCATCATCACCGCCGAAAGCCAGCGCAGTGGTAAGGGTCGGCGAGGAAAGAAATGGATATCTCCCCACGGTGGGGTGTGGATGACCATAATTCTCCGACCAGATATTCCAACTTCACAGGCCCCACTTTTAACTCTTCTGACTGGTGTGGCTGTGGCTGAGACACTTAAAAGGGAATGCAACCTGGACGTGGGGATAAAATGGCCCAACGACATATTAATTGGGGATAAAAAAGTCTGTGGTATTCTGACCGAAGCCAGTGCCAGTAAAAGGGGACTGGACTACGTGGTGGTGGGGATCGGTATTGACCTCAACGTGAATGTGGATGATTTCCCTCCAGAACTGAGGGAAGGGGCAACTTCCCTGCAGCGTGAACTGGAAAAGGAGATTTCCGGGGTTAAACTGGTCCAGAACTTCCTGTTGAACTTTGAAAACTTCTACAATGACTTCAAGAATGGACAGTTCCAGCATATTCTCAACCAGTGGCGCCGACTATCCACCACCATTGGTTCTACCGTGGAAGTACAGAAGAGGGGTAGAACTGTCCGGGGAGAAGCAGTGGGAATAACAAAAGAAGGAGTTCTCATCCTGGAAATGCCAGATGGAAGCCTTAGAAAAATCATATCCGGGGAATGCACCCATTTTAAAGGGGAATAA